The proteins below are encoded in one region of Bifidobacterium dentium JCM 1195 = DSM 20436:
- a CDS encoding amidohydrolase family protein encodes MSLDSPLHLAAHPQPLDSVTVYSSPMVIPVTGPVVLDGAVAVAGSRVVHVGTRRWVFNELKHDMATNGRVVEHHWNGIITPGLINAHTHLQYTDMAEVGRGTYDRFRAWEIGFNTVYAKLQETRPWKESAYRGARMMVQSGTTAAADIVTDPEAVGALASQGMHGIAYWEVMGWHNGDWKSEGIPELIDNLGHMHQEGLPSIGISPHAPYTLESGPFVDLPDIARQLDMRLHIHLAETPMEAGERDTTLTTYSAADWRDGQWASYKQLRAAGKGASAIQFVDQLGSLGPDVHIAHGVWADAEDRRILRQRGVGVALCPRSNRITVTGRDAPIREYLEEGNLLAVGTDSLSSSPSLDVLDDAAMIYDLAREQGYTRDDLTHRIIRMITIGGAEEMGMHVGAGRIGQINAGATADLAFFDIPVGIDSPYAIERTLEDFVRHGAGTNRATIISGNVVHNDGIFDIRQER; translated from the coding sequence ATGTCCCTCGACAGTCCGCTGCATCTGGCGGCGCATCCGCAACCGCTCGACTCGGTGACCGTCTACAGTTCACCGATGGTCATTCCCGTCACCGGACCGGTGGTGTTGGATGGTGCCGTGGCCGTGGCCGGAAGCCGCGTGGTGCATGTGGGCACCCGCCGATGGGTGTTCAACGAGCTGAAACACGACATGGCCACCAACGGACGTGTCGTCGAACACCACTGGAACGGCATCATCACCCCCGGCCTGATCAACGCGCATACCCACCTGCAGTACACCGACATGGCGGAAGTGGGCCGTGGCACCTATGACCGCTTCCGCGCTTGGGAGATCGGTTTCAACACGGTGTATGCCAAACTGCAGGAAACTCGCCCATGGAAGGAATCCGCCTATCGGGGCGCACGCATGATGGTCCAATCCGGCACCACGGCGGCGGCCGACATCGTGACCGACCCCGAGGCCGTGGGTGCCCTCGCCTCGCAAGGCATGCATGGCATCGCCTACTGGGAGGTCATGGGGTGGCATAACGGCGACTGGAAATCCGAGGGCATTCCGGAACTCATCGACAACCTCGGGCACATGCATCAGGAAGGCCTGCCCAGCATCGGTATCAGCCCGCATGCACCATACACCTTGGAATCCGGACCGTTCGTGGATCTGCCCGACATCGCCCGGCAACTGGACATGCGCCTGCACATCCACCTGGCCGAAACGCCGATGGAGGCCGGCGAGCGCGACACCACGCTCACCACGTATTCGGCAGCCGACTGGCGCGACGGCCAATGGGCCAGCTACAAGCAGCTCAGGGCCGCCGGCAAAGGCGCCTCCGCCATCCAATTCGTCGACCAGCTGGGTTCGCTTGGTCCCGACGTGCATATCGCGCATGGCGTGTGGGCCGATGCGGAAGATCGGCGCATCCTACGGCAGCGTGGCGTCGGCGTGGCACTGTGCCCACGTTCGAACCGCATCACCGTGACCGGCCGGGACGCTCCGATCCGCGAATATCTGGAAGAAGGCAACCTGCTGGCCGTCGGCACGGATTCGCTGTCAAGCTCGCCAAGTCTGGACGTGCTCGACGATGCGGCCATGATCTACGATCTGGCACGCGAACAGGGCTATACGCGTGACGATCTGACCCACCGCATCATCCGCATGATTACCATCGGCGGTGCCGAAGAGATGGGCATGCATGTGGGAGCGGGACGCATCGGCCAGATCAATGCGGGAGCCACGGCCGATCTGGCGTTCTTCGACATTCCCGTAGGCATCGATTCTCCATACGCCATCGAACGGACGCTGGAGGATTTCGTCCGGCACGGAGCCGGCACGAACCGCGCAACCATCATCTCGGGCAACGTCGTGCATAACGACGGCATATTCGATATACGGCAAGAACGGTAG
- a CDS encoding cupin domain-containing protein → MSVALEDMSEYARSVVSRLGLEAHPEGGWYIRDWQSPHIDGGSARPLASLIYFLLPQGDASAWHKVDADEIWLWHGPAPVTLQLGGDGDGPAADDRLETIVLGSDLASDRHDAAVCGHAVVPAGVWQRTVPGSGDALVSCVVSPGFVFEGFTLE, encoded by the coding sequence ATGAGCGTCGCGTTGGAGGATATGAGCGAATACGCGCGATCGGTGGTGTCACGACTTGGTCTCGAAGCGCATCCGGAAGGAGGCTGGTACATACGGGACTGGCAATCGCCGCACATCGATGGCGGCAGCGCACGCCCGTTGGCGTCGTTGATCTATTTCCTGTTGCCGCAGGGCGACGCCAGCGCCTGGCATAAGGTCGATGCCGACGAGATCTGGTTGTGGCACGGTCCCGCCCCGGTGACGCTTCAGCTGGGCGGCGATGGCGACGGGCCTGCCGCAGACGACCGGCTCGAAACCATCGTGCTGGGTTCCGACCTCGCCTCCGATCGGCATGATGCCGCGGTATGCGGACACGCGGTGGTGCCGGCCGGAGTCTGGCAACGCACCGTGCCCGGCTCCGGCGACGCACTGGTCTCCTGCGTGGTGAGTCCGGGTTTCGTGTTCGAAGGCTTCACCCTCGAATAA